From the Salana multivorans genome, the window ACACGGTGTTCGGTACGGTTGTCCAGGGACTGGAGATCCTCCAGTCCGTAGGCGCAGCGGGCACCCAGACGGGTGCCTCCGACGGACCACCCGCCACGGTGGTCATCATCGAGGATGTGACGATCGCGTGACGACGAGCGAGCAGCCCACCCAGGGCCCTGACGAGACCACGACCGAGCAGGTCGAGGTCTCCGGCGACGAGGTCGCGGAGGTCACGCCCGAGGCGGTCGACACCGCGGAGGGGATCGCCGAGACCGCCGAGGAGACGGTGGACACGGCGGCGGAGCCGGTGACGCAGACGCCGACGCTGGCCGAGGCGGCTGCGACCGTCGAGGCGGACGTCGCCGACGTCGTCGAGCAGACCGCCCCGGTGGAGGACATCGTCGAGGACGTCGCGGCCGAGGCGGCCCTCGAGGCGCACGACGTGCCGGCCGAGGAGCCCGCCGCGGAGCCGGCGGCGGCCCCCGAGGCGGAGGACGCCGAGCCCGCGGCAGCCGAGCCCGACGTCGTCGAGCCCGTCGAGGACGCGCCGGTCGCGGCCGAGACCGCCGCCGCGGAGCCGACCGAGCCCGAGACCGCCGCCGCCGAGGAACCGGCCGACCAGCCGGCCGCAACGCCCTCGGCCCCGCGTCCCGCGCCCCGGCCCGGACCGCGTCCTGGCGCCCGTCCCGGTCCGCGTCCCCAGGGCGCGCCGCGCCCGGTGGCCGCGGCCCCCGCGCCCGTCGCGCCGCCGGTCGACGCCGCTGACGCGGCGGCCGCCGCCGAGTTCGGCTCGGTCGCCGAGGACGGCACCGTCAGCGTGCGCGACGGCGAGGAGGTGCGCGTCGTCGGCCAGGTGACCGTCGGCGAGGAGCCGCTCGCGCTCTACATCCGCCGCTACCTCGACCTCAAGGCCCAGGTGGCCCTGCTCGAGGCGCGGCTGCCCTCGATCAGCCCGAAGGAGGCGCAGGCCTCGATCGCGTCGCTGACCGACCAGCTCACGGAGCCGGCGGCCGTCGGTGACCTCCCGGCGCTGCGCGAGCGGGTCGCCTCCCTCACGACGCAGGTCGAGGCCCGGGCGGCCGAGGTCGCGGCGGAGCGCGAGGCCGCGAAGGCCCAGGCCGTCGCCGAGCGCGAGGCCATCGTGGCCGAGGTCGAGGCCATCGCGGCCACCGATCCCGAGCGGACGCAGTGGCGGGACGCCACGACCCGGCTCGCCGAGCTCCTCGACACGTGGAAGAAGGCGCAGCGCGAGGGCGTCCGGATCGACCGCCCGGTCGAGGAGGCCCTCTGGAAGCGCTTCTCGCACGCGCGCACCGCGTTCGACAAGGCGCGTCGCGCGCACTTCGGCGCCCTCGACAAGCGCAACCAGGCCGCCCGCAGCGCCAAGGAGGAGCTCGTCGCCCAGGCCGAGGCCCTCGCCGGCTCGACCGACTGGGGTCCGACCAGCTCCCGCTTCCGCGAGCTGATGGACGCCTGGCGCGCCGCCCCCCGGGGCGCCCGCAAGGACGACGACGCGCTGTGGGCGCGGTTCAAGGGAGCGCAGGACCGGTTCTTCACCGCCCGCAAGGAGGAGAACGCGGCGATCGACGCCGAGTACGAGGGCAACCTCGCCGTCAAGCTCGAGCTGCTGACCAGGGCCGAGGCGCTCCTGCCCATCTCCGACCTGGCCGCGACGAAGCGTCAGCTCCGCGCGATCCAGGACGCGTGGGACGAGGCTGGCCGCGTGCCGCGCGCCGACATCCAGCGCGTCGAGGGTCGGCTGCGCGCGGTCGAGCAGGCCGTCCGCGACGCCGAGCAAGCCGAGATGAAGCGCAGCGACCCCGAGCTGCGCGCCCGGGCCGACGGCATGACGGCTCAGCTCCTCGACCAGATCGCCGAGCTCGAGTCGCGGATCGCCGCCGCGTCCTCCCCCGGCCAGGCGAAGGCGCTCGAGCAGGAGCTGGCCACGAAGAGGCAGTGGCTCGACGTGGTCAAGGGCACCCAGCGCTAGGACTCCTCCACAGGGATCCGTCCACAGGCCGCGCACGTCGTGCGCGGCCTGTGGCACGCTCGCGGCATGTCGCAGCCAGCACCGTCCGCATCGAGCGACGTCTCCTCCCTCCGCTGGCTGGCGCTCCAGCTCACGCCGGTCCGCACCCTCGACGATGGCCGCGAGTCACGGGAGCTGCTCCGGGTCGGACTCGTGAGGTCCGCCGCGCCGGGAACGGCCGCATCGCTGGACCTGCCGGACGGACCGGCCGAGCGCGCCGCCGGGCTGCGCCGGCTGGTGCCCGGCGACGGGACGGTCGTGCTGACGACGGCCGCGTGGGTCCACCTCGGCGGCCGGCCGCCCCTGGTCGTCGACGTCGCGGTTCCCGAGCCCCGGCTCTCCCGCCGCCGCGGCATCCGGCTGCGCATCACGCGGCACCGGCCGGACGGGGTCGCCGTCCTCGGTGGCGTCCGGGTGACGACGCGGGTGCAGACGGCCGCCGACCTCGCGCGCGCGGCACACGGAGCGCAGGACGACGGCGCCGCCGACGCGCTCGCGGCGCTCCTCGCGGCCGGCGTCGACCGGGCCAACGTGCGCACGCTGCTGCTGACGGAGCCCCGCCGGCAGCGGGGACGGCTCGCGCTGGAGGTGCTGGCGGGAACGAGGACGGGCTAGGACGGGGGCGCGTCAGACCGTCGGCACGGGCCGGCCGACGGGCACGGGCGCCGCGTCCGGTCGGACCCCGGTGACCCGGTAGACGTCGTAGACGCCGTCGATGTCCCGCACGGCGCGCAGGACGGCGCCCAGGTGGGAGGTGTCGGCCATCTCGAAGACGAACTTCGACAGCGCGAGGCGGTCGCGCGACGTCGAGACCGTCGCCGACAGGATGTTGACGTGGTTGTCCGAGAGCACGCGCGTGACGTCGGACAGCAGCCGGGACCGGTCGAGCGCCTCGACCTGGATCTGGACGAGGAACACGCTCTGCGCGTCCGGGGCCCAGGCGACGTCGACGAACCGCTCCGGCTGGTCGCGCAGCGCCTCGGCGTTCGGGCAGTCCGCGCGGTGCACCGACACGCCCTGGCCCCGCGTCACGAAGCCGACGATCGGGTCGCCCGGCACCGGCGTGCAGCACTTGGCGAGCTTGGTCCAGACGTCGCCCATCCCGGCGACGATGACGCCGACGTTGCTCGGCCGGGCGCGCGCGACCCCGATGTGGCCGGGCGTCGTGACCTCGGCCAGGTCCTCGGACGTGCCGTCCTCGCCGCCGAGGGAGTCGACGAGGCGCTGGACGACGTTCGCGGCCGAGACGTGGCTCTCCCCCACCGCCGCGTACAGGGCTGAGACGTCCGCGTACCGCATGTCCGAGGCGAGCGCGACGAGCGTGTCGTGCGTGAGCAAGCGCTGGATCGGCAGGTTCTGCTTGCGCATCGCCTTGGCGATCGCCGTCTTGCCGGCCTCGATCGCCTCCTCGCGGCGCTCCTTGGTGAACCACTGCCGGATCTTGTTCCGGGCGCGCGGGGAGGCGACGAAGGTGAGCCAGTCGCGGCTCGGTCCCGAGTCGGGCGAGCGGGAGGTGAGGACCTCGACGGTGTCCCCGTTCTCCAGCGTCGACTCCAGCGGGACGAGCCGGCCGTTGACCTTGGCGCCGACGGTGCGGTGGCCGACCTCGGTGTGGACGGCGTAGGCGAAGTCGACCGGCGTGGAGCCCTGCGGGAGCGCCTGGACGTCACCCTTCGGCGTGAAGACGTAGACCTCGCTGCCGGCCATCTCGTACCGCAGCGAGTCGAGGAACTCCCCGGGGTCGGACGTCTCGCGCTGCCAGTCGACGAGCTGGCGCAGCCACGGCATCTCCCCGCCGCCGCCCTCGTTGCCCTTGGGCGCCGGGGCGCCGGCGCGCGCCTTGTACTTCCAGTGCGCGGCGACGCCGTACTCCGCGCGCCGGTGCATCTCGTGGCTGCGGATCTGGATCTCGACGGGCTTGCCGCCCGGGCCGATGACCGTCGTGTGGAGCGACTGGTACATGTTGAACTTCGGCATCGCGATGTAGTCCTTGAACCGTCCGGGGACGGGGTTCCACCGCGCGTGGAGAGCGCCGAGCGCCGCGTAGCAGTCGCGCACCGAGTCGACCAGGACCCGGACGCCGACCAGGTCGTAGATGTCGGCGAAGTCGCGACCGCGGACGATCATCTTCTGGTAGATCGAGTAGTAGTGCTTCGGCCGGCCCGTGACGACGGCCTTGATCTTGACCGCCTTGAGGTCCTGCATCACCTGCTCGCGGACGACGCCGAGGTACTCCTCGCGGGCCGGGGCCCGCTCGCTGACGAGCCGGACGATCTCGTCGTAGACCTTGGGGTAGAGCGTCGCGAACGACAGGTCCTCCAGCTCCCACTTGATCGTGTTCATGCCGAGCCGGTGCGCGAGCGGCGCGTAGATCTCGAGGGTCTCGCGGGCCTTCTTCTCCGCCGAGGAGGAGGAGACGTACTTCCACGTCCGCGCGTTGTGCAGCCGGTCGGCGAGCTTGATGACGAGGACGCGGATGTCGCGGGCCATCGCCACGACCATCTTGCGCACCGTCTCGGCCTGGGCCGCCTCGCCGAACGTCACCTTGTCGAGCTTGGTGACGCCGTCCACCATGGCGGCGATCTCCTCGCCGAAGTCGGCGCGGAGCGCCTCCAGCGTGTAGGAGGTGTCCTCCACCGTGTCGTGCAGCAGCGCCGCCGCGAGCGTCGGCGGCGTCATGCCGAGCTCGGCGAGGATCGTCGCCACCGCGACCGGGTGGGTGATGTATGGGTCGCCGCTCTTGCGCAGCTGTCCCTCGTGGGCTCGCTCCGCGACCTCGTACGCGCGCTCCAGGAGCGTCACGTCCACCCGCGGGTGGTTCGCGCGCACGACCTGGATCAGCGGCTCGATCGCCGGCGGGGTCGAGTGACCCCGCGAGCCGAGCCGGACCAGCGTGCTGCGCACCCGGGAGCGCGGCACCAGTGGTTCGGTCGTCGCCCCCGGGACGCGCCGGTGTGCGTCCTCCGTCATCCGGACAGTCTAGGAGCCTCGGCGCAGGTCGCGTTACTTCTTGCGCCGCCGGGGCTGGGCGCCCTGCCCGAGGTGGCCGCCCGGCGTGGTCGCCGTGACGCGGTCGTGCACGTCGGAGGAGGAGATCTGGACGTCGTCCTCGACCCCGTCCTTCGCCCGCTGCGCGAGCACGTCGGCCGTGTGCTTCTGGTACGCCTTGCGCCGCATCCGGAGCGTCGTCTCGAGCGGCGAGGCGAGGAAGATCGACGAGAGCGTCGAGGCGATCATGCCGATGAAGAGCGCGAGCGAGATGTCGCGCAGCGTCCCGGCGCCGAGCAGGAACGCGCCGACGAACAGGATCGACGCGACCGGCAGGATCCCGACGACCGAGGTGTTGACCGAGCGGACGATCGTCTGGTTGACGGCGAGGTTCGCCGCCTCGGCGTACGTCACGCGGCGCTGCTCGAGCACGTGCGCGGTGTTCTCGCGCACCTTGTCGAACACCACGACCGTGTCGTACAGCGAGTAGCCGAGGATCGTGAGGAACCCGATCATGCTGGCCGGCGTCACCTCGAAGCCGACCAGGGCGTAGAGCCCGACGGTGACGACGAGGTCGTTGAGCAGCGCGATGATCGCGGCGAGGGCCATCGACCAGGTCCGGAAGTACAGCGCCATGACGGCCGTCACGATGAGCAGGAAGATCACGAGCCCCTGCAACGCCTTGGCCGTGACGTCCGCGCCCCAGGTCGGGCCGACGAACGAGGAGGTCACCGCGTTCGGCTCCACCTCGTACGCCGCCGCCAGCGCCTCGGCCATCGCCGTGGTCTCCTCGGCACCGAGCGGCTCGGTCTGAACGCGGACGGACGAGCCGCCCACGACCGTGACGCGCGCGACCTGGCCCGTGACGATGGAGTCGAGCGAGGCCTGGGCCGGCTCGGAGGCCGTCGTGGCCGCGCCCGAGACGGTGAACTCCGAGCCGCCGCGGAACTCGATGCCGAGGTTCAGCCGGACGGTCGAGAGCAGGACGATCGACAGCACCGCGAACGCCGCGGCGATGGCGTACCACAGCCGGCGGCGGCCGATGATGTCGAACGACTTCTTCCCGGTGTACAGGTCGTTGCCCATCTGGGCGAAGCTGAACCCCATCAGCGGGCCTCCTCGTTCCGCTCGGACGCCGCGGCGTCGTCGCCGCCGGTCTCGTCCACGTCCTCGTTCTGGTCCGCGCTGTCCTCCGGCGCCAGGACGACGCCCTCGGCGGCCGCCTCGGCGATCGGCGAGTGCGCGGCGATCTCGCCGTCGATCGCGTCCGTCGCGGTCTCGGACGGGTCGATCGCCGCCACCGGGAGCTCGCCGGCCAGCTCGGCCTCGGCCGCCTCGGCGGACTCGCGCTCGGCGGCCTCCTTGGCCAGGCGCGCCTCCTCGGCGCGCCGCTCGGCGATCGTCCGGACGTCGGCGTTCGCGGCGACCGCGACCTTCTCCGGGGCCGAGCGCACCCGGCCGCGGCCGGCGTAGCTCGCGACGGACGCCCCGAGGTGCACCGGGTCGAGCCCGCTCCACCGGTGGCCCTCCCCGAAGAACGGGATCTTGATGAGCAGGCGCATGAGCGGGTGGGTGAACAGGAACACGACGACGAGGTCGATGAGCGTCGTGAGCCCGAGCGTGAACGCGAAGCCGCGCACGCCGCCGACCGCGAGCAGGTAGAGCACGATCGCCGCGATGAAGTTGACGGCGTCCGAGGCGAGGATCGTGCGGCGGGCGCGCAGCCAGCCGTGCTCGACGGCGCCGGCCAGCGAGCGGCCCTCGCGCACCTCGTCGCGGAGACGTTCGAAGTAGACGATGAACGAGTCCGCCGTGATGCCGATCGCGACGATGAGCCCGGCGACGCCGGCGAGCGACAGGCGGTAGCCCTGCGTCCAGGACAGCAGCAGGATGACGCCGTACGTCAGCGCGGCCGCGATCGCGAGGCTGGCCACCGTGACGACCGCGAGCCCGCGGTACTGGAGGAAGGAGTAGATGACGACGAGGATGAGGCCGATCACGCCGGCCAGCAGGCCGCGCTCGAGCTGCTCGCCACCGAGCGTCGCGGAGATCTGCTCCTGGGACTGCACCTCGAACGTCATCGGCAGCGCGCCGAAGCTGAGCTGGTTGGCGAGCGTCGTCGCCTCGTCCCGGGTGAACGGGGACTGCGTCGGGCCGGAGATCGTCGCCTGGCCGTTCGGGATCGTCTCGGTCACCCGCGGGGCGGAGATGACCAGGCCGTCCAGCACGATCGCGAACTGGTTCTGCGGCTGCGCCAGCTCCTTGATCCGCGCGGTCACCTCGGCGAACTTCTGGCCGCCCGCGTTCGTGAAGTTCATCTGGACGATCGGGATGTTCGTGACCCCGCCGCCCTGGAGCGACTGGAAGCCCATCTGGGCGCCGGTGAGGTCCTGCCCCGTGAGCTCGGCCGGGCCGAGGACGTACTTCGCCCCGCCGTCCTGGCTGCACGTGACGAGCGGGGCCTCGGTGTCGTCGTCCTGCAGGCCCGTGCGGTTGGCCGGGTCGTAGCAGTCGAGCGTGTAGTAGTCGAACAGCACGCGGGGCGTGAGCCACGCGAGGTCGGACGGGCTGGTCGGCTCCGTCGCCGGGGTGTCCGAGAGCTCGTCGACCGAGGCGACGCCGAGCACCTGGAGCGCTGCCTGCTCGACGGTGAGCGTCGTGGTCGGCTCCGTGGACGCCTCGGTCGGGGTGTCCGTCGCGCCGTCCGACGGCTCGTCCGTCGGGGCGGTCGCCTCGTCGGTCGCGCCATCCGTCGCGCCGTCGGTCGGGGTGTCCGTCGCACCGTCGGTCGCGCCGTCGGTCGCCTCGTCGGGCGTCCCGTCCGTGCCGTCGGTCGCGTCGTCCGTCCCCTGGGCGACGGCGGCCGGGTCGATCGTGCCCGGCAGACCCTCGACCAGGACGGTGCGCATGCGCATCTGGGCCGAGGCCGTGATGAGCTGGACCGTGTCCTCGGAGACCTCGCCGGGGATCGCGACGACGATGTTGTTGCCGCCCTGGGAGGTGATCTCGGCCTCCGCGACGCCCGAGCCGTCCACGCGCTGGCGGATGATGGCGATCGCCTGGTCGAGGTCGCTCTGCGTCACCGCGTGGCCGTCGTCGGTGCGCGGCGTGAGGATGAGCTGCGTCCCACCCTCGAGGTCGAGCGCGAGGTTCGGCGTGAACGAGGCGCCACCGGCGGCGTCGTCATCGCCCGTGACGACCCCGATGCCCACCGCGGCGTACACCGCGACGAGGATCAGAGCCAGGAAGTAGAGCGGGCGTGCGAGCCTGCGTCGTCGAGCCACTGTCGTCCTTCGAAGGTCATGGGGGCTCCACGCCCCCTGGGTACTGCGCTCAGGCGGTGCGGTCGTCGCGCGGGTCGTCGACGGTGACGTCGATCGAGTCGGTCGCGTCCGTCGTCCCGACCGGCTCGACGCCCTCGATCACGGTCGAGTCGTCGGCGGGCTGGAGCACGCTCGCGAACTGCGCGGGCACCTCCTGGATGGCGGCCTTGACCCAGCGCGTGAGCACGCCCGGCGTCGTCTCGATGACGACGGCGTCGCCGTCGACCGACACGATCGTCCCGAGCTGGCCCGAGGAGGTCATGATCTGCTTGCCCGGCGTCAGCGAGCTGCGGAACTCGTTCTGCTTGGCCTGCTGCTTACGACCACGCGAGCTGACGAAGAAGAGTCCCACGACCGCGAGGCCGAGAAAAACGAGGAGCAGGGGGTCCATGGGAGAGACGTCAACCTTCGTGATGGGTCGTGTGGGTGCAGTGCACCGGCGAGTCTATCCTCAGTCGAACAGTACGGCCGTCTCGCCGCTCGGCGGGGTGAGCCCCAGGTGCTCCCACGCCGCGCGCGTCGCGACCCGCCCCCGCGGGGTCCGCGCGATGAAACCCTCCCGCAGGAGGAACGGCTCGGCGACCGTCTCGACCGTCTCGGGCTCCTCCCCCACGGCCATCGCGACGGACGTGAGGCCGACCGGGCCGCCGCCGAACCGGAGGCACAGGGCACGCAGCACCGACCGGTCCAGCCGGTCGAGACCACGCGGGTCGACCTCGAACACCCGCAGGGCCGCCTCCGCCGACGCGACGTCGGCGCGACCGTTCCCGCGCACCTGGGCCCAGTCCTGGACGCGGCGCAGCAGCCGGTTCGCGATCCGGGGCGTCCCGCGCGAGCGCGACGCGATGACGTGGCCGGCCGTCGGCTCCAGCTCGATGCCGAGCAGCCTGGCCGAGCGGGTGAGGACGCGCTCGAGGTCCTCGGTGGAGTAGAAGTCCATGTGGCCGGTGAACCCGAACCGGTCGCGCAGCGGCGCCGGCAGCAGGCCCGCCCGCGTCGTCGCGCCGACGACGGTGAACGGCGGCAGCGCCAGCGGGATCGACGTGGCCCCGGCGCCCTTGCCGACGACGACGTCGACGCGGAAGTCCT encodes:
- a CDS encoding DUF349 domain-containing protein, translating into MTTSEQPTQGPDETTTEQVEVSGDEVAEVTPEAVDTAEGIAETAEETVDTAAEPVTQTPTLAEAAATVEADVADVVEQTAPVEDIVEDVAAEAALEAHDVPAEEPAAEPAAAPEAEDAEPAAAEPDVVEPVEDAPVAAETAAAEPTEPETAAAEEPADQPAATPSAPRPAPRPGPRPGARPGPRPQGAPRPVAAAPAPVAPPVDAADAAAAAEFGSVAEDGTVSVRDGEEVRVVGQVTVGEEPLALYIRRYLDLKAQVALLEARLPSISPKEAQASIASLTDQLTEPAAVGDLPALRERVASLTTQVEARAAEVAAEREAAKAQAVAEREAIVAEVEAIAATDPERTQWRDATTRLAELLDTWKKAQREGVRIDRPVEEALWKRFSHARTAFDKARRAHFGALDKRNQAARSAKEELVAQAEALAGSTDWGPTSSRFRELMDAWRAAPRGARKDDDALWARFKGAQDRFFTARKEENAAIDAEYEGNLAVKLELLTRAEALLPISDLAATKRQLRAIQDAWDEAGRVPRADIQRVEGRLRAVEQAVRDAEQAEMKRSDPELRARADGMTAQLLDQIAELESRIAAASSPGQAKALEQELATKRQWLDVVKGTQR
- a CDS encoding RelA/SpoT family protein, whose amino-acid sequence is MTEDAHRRVPGATTEPLVPRSRVRSTLVRLGSRGHSTPPAIEPLIQVVRANHPRVDVTLLERAYEVAERAHEGQLRKSGDPYITHPVAVATILAELGMTPPTLAAALLHDTVEDTSYTLEALRADFGEEIAAMVDGVTKLDKVTFGEAAQAETVRKMVVAMARDIRVLVIKLADRLHNARTWKYVSSSSAEKKARETLEIYAPLAHRLGMNTIKWELEDLSFATLYPKVYDEIVRLVSERAPAREEYLGVVREQVMQDLKAVKIKAVVTGRPKHYYSIYQKMIVRGRDFADIYDLVGVRVLVDSVRDCYAALGALHARWNPVPGRFKDYIAMPKFNMYQSLHTTVIGPGGKPVEIQIRSHEMHRRAEYGVAAHWKYKARAGAPAPKGNEGGGGEMPWLRQLVDWQRETSDPGEFLDSLRYEMAGSEVYVFTPKGDVQALPQGSTPVDFAYAVHTEVGHRTVGAKVNGRLVPLESTLENGDTVEVLTSRSPDSGPSRDWLTFVASPRARNKIRQWFTKERREEAIEAGKTAIAKAMRKQNLPIQRLLTHDTLVALASDMRYADVSALYAAVGESHVSAANVVQRLVDSLGGEDGTSEDLAEVTTPGHIGVARARPSNVGVIVAGMGDVWTKLAKCCTPVPGDPIVGFVTRGQGVSVHRADCPNAEALRDQPERFVDVAWAPDAQSVFLVQIQVEALDRSRLLSDVTRVLSDNHVNILSATVSTSRDRLALSKFVFEMADTSHLGAVLRAVRDIDGVYDVYRVTGVRPDAAPVPVGRPVPTV
- the secF gene encoding protein translocase subunit SecF, which translates into the protein MGFSFAQMGNDLYTGKKSFDIIGRRRLWYAIAAAFAVLSIVLLSTVRLNLGIEFRGGSEFTVSGAATTASEPAQASLDSIVTGQVARVTVVGGSSVRVQTEPLGAEETTAMAEALAAAYEVEPNAVTSSFVGPTWGADVTAKALQGLVIFLLIVTAVMALYFRTWSMALAAIIALLNDLVVTVGLYALVGFEVTPASMIGFLTILGYSLYDTVVVFDKVRENTAHVLEQRRVTYAEAANLAVNQTIVRSVNTSVVGILPVASILFVGAFLLGAGTLRDISLALFIGMIASTLSSIFLASPLETTLRMRRKAYQKHTADVLAQRAKDGVEDDVQISSSDVHDRVTATTPGGHLGQGAQPRRRKK
- the secD gene encoding protein translocase subunit SecD — encoded protein: MARRRRLARPLYFLALILVAVYAAVGIGVVTGDDDAAGGASFTPNLALDLEGGTQLILTPRTDDGHAVTQSDLDQAIAIIRQRVDGSGVAEAEITSQGGNNIVVAIPGEVSEDTVQLITASAQMRMRTVLVEGLPGTIDPAAVAQGTDDATDGTDGTPDEATDGATDGATDTPTDGATDGATDEATAPTDEPSDGATDTPTEASTEPTTTLTVEQAALQVLGVASVDELSDTPATEPTSPSDLAWLTPRVLFDYYTLDCYDPANRTGLQDDDTEAPLVTCSQDGGAKYVLGPAELTGQDLTGAQMGFQSLQGGGVTNIPIVQMNFTNAGGQKFAEVTARIKELAQPQNQFAIVLDGLVISAPRVTETIPNGQATISGPTQSPFTRDEATTLANQLSFGALPMTFEVQSQEQISATLGGEQLERGLLAGVIGLILVVIYSFLQYRGLAVVTVASLAIAAALTYGVILLLSWTQGYRLSLAGVAGLIVAIGITADSFIVYFERLRDEVREGRSLAGAVEHGWLRARRTILASDAVNFIAAIVLYLLAVGGVRGFAFTLGLTTLIDLVVVFLFTHPLMRLLIKIPFFGEGHRWSGLDPVHLGASVASYAGRGRVRSAPEKVAVAANADVRTIAERRAEEARLAKEAAERESAEAAEAELAGELPVAAIDPSETATDAIDGEIAAHSPIAEAAAEGVVLAPEDSADQNEDVDETGGDDAAASERNEEAR
- the yajC gene encoding preprotein translocase subunit YajC, with amino-acid sequence MDPLLLVFLGLAVVGLFFVSSRGRKQQAKQNEFRSSLTPGKQIMTSSGQLGTIVSVDGDAVVIETTPGVLTRWVKAAIQEVPAQFASVLQPADDSTVIEGVEPVGTTDATDSIDVTVDDPRDDRTA
- the ruvB gene encoding Holliday junction branch migration DNA helicase RuvB yields the protein MTFDEETLLAAEASELERAAEAALRPRRLAEFVGQPVVRDQLSLVLEAAVARHRPPDHVLLAGPPGLGKTTLAMIVASEVGASLRLTSGPAIGHAGDLAAILSGLQENDVLFIDEIHRLARPAEEMLYLAMEDFRVDVVVGKGAGATSIPLALPPFTVVGATTRAGLLPAPLRDRFGFTGHMDFYSTEDLERVLTRSARLLGIELEPTAGHVIASRSRGTPRIANRLLRRVQDWAQVRGNGRADVASAEAALRVFEVDPRGLDRLDRSVLRALCLRFGGGPVGLTSVAMAVGEEPETVETVAEPFLLREGFIARTPRGRVATRAAWEHLGLTPPSGETAVLFD